One window of the Lytechinus pictus isolate F3 Inbred chromosome 5, Lp3.0, whole genome shotgun sequence genome contains the following:
- the LOC129261799 gene encoding aquaporin-9-like, giving the protein MNRGSVFDTYFVKVFVHAAVAQDVVSRTGSSFNVALTVGMGVVLAVFAGFGVSGAHINLAMSIGVSVIGLFSWRRIPAFFLAQLVGGFAGAWVVYRVYEDAFDHFDGGTRQAFGENGTAEVFATFPQPYLSMTTGFFEQVLNTALLLASIGAVMDRRNNAAPAGVAPFFFGLIVFTILMSYGYNAGAPLNPSVDLSGRLFLTAAGYGREVWTPDGVHWWWIPIVGPIVGAMLGSWAYFLAITIHHPPEEINVTDYNENIENIEHNNKDGMVNNHTTRHHSLTNATTISVRRRPSDQDEMSRPLSVDAIFHSSLENDATNDMYL; this is encoded by the exons ATGAACCGGGGCTCTG TATTTGATACTTATTTTGTCAAGGTCTTCGTTCATGCAGCCGTTGCTCAGGATGTGGTATCGAGGACAGGGTCTTCATTCAACGTCGCCTTGACGGTCGGTATGGGGGTCGTTCTCGCAGTATTCGCCGGATTCGGTGTATCAG GGGCTCACATCAACCTGGCCATGTCAATAGGAGTATCTGTAATAGGATTATTTTCATGGCGAAGGATACCTGCATTTTTCTTAGCCCAGCTTGTCGGTGGTTTCGCCGGGGCATGGGTAGTATATCGAGTTTATGAAG atGCTTTTGATCATTTTGATGGTGGAACTCGTCAAGCGTTTGGTGAGAATGGTACGGCTGAAGTATTTGCTACATTCCCGCAGCCATACCTGTCAATGACGACTGGGTTTTTTGAGCAG GTATTGAACACAGCTTTATTATTAGCCTCTATAGGAGCTGTTATGGATCGTCGAAACAACGCTGCTCCTGCTGGCGTAGCCCCGTTCTTCTTTGGGTTGATTGTGTTTACTATTCTCATGAGCTACGGATATAACGCTGGCGCCCCCCTCAATCCCTCAGTCGATCTATCGGGACGTCTTTTTCTCACCGCCGCTGGGTACGGAAGAGAGGTCTGGAC TCCCGATGGCGTTCACTGGTGGTGGATACCAATCGTAGGACCAATTGTTGGGGCTATGCTCGGGTCCTGGGCCTACTTCCTCGCTATCACCATACACCATCCACCAGAGGAGATAAATGTAACAGATTACAAcgaaaatatagaaaacataG AACACAATAACAAAGACGGAATGGTGAACAACCACACGACAAGGCATCATAGTTTAACGAATGCGACGACGATCAGCGTGAGAAGACGACCCTCTGATCAGGACGAGATGTCGAGACCGCTATCCGTCGACGCCATCTTCCACAGTTCATTAGAGAACGATGCCACGAATGATATGTATTTGTGA